AAAGACATTGAATATTGTCTTGGTTCAGGATAAACTGATCTGCTATCCACAACCCAGTATCTGAAGCTCTTGAGTCGTCATCGTGTCGCGTCAAAATTAAGCATGTTTCTAAAGtaacttttaaaagttcAGGATCATCATAGTCTCTGTGTAAAGATTGAATTATGCCTTTTAAGCCATGAGCAGCCACGAGCTAAATTTGTTAGTCCCAATcgaacaaaattaaataaaaaagcaacCTCAAActagtatttaaaaaaatcataccTCCTTAAACTCTCTCGCAAAGCTCTTAATTCCGAGAGCAGCAGCTTTTCGATCTTCAAAAAGCGTAGCATGTTCCAACCGATCACAGAGCTTCGATATCGTTTCATCCGCCTGCTGAACTTTGGGAGGTGATAGAATCACATTGTAacttttatgaaaaatatcCATCAAGTGAGCGAATGCACGCAAAGGCAAACAGCAGGATTTCAGCTGTCAGAAGTTCCCCAATATAAAAGTAGTTAGCCCTCGCTTATAAGAAATTATTAGAAACTGCAATGCATTACGCTATGTTcaatgtaaacaaagcaTTTCTCCCGGACCACACGACAAACGTgaatttacttaaaaatCTGAGAACAACTAGGAAAAGCTAATTCTGAAccaattttatatatattttcgGACCCATGCCATTTAGGAGTGAATTAAAGACAATTGAATTACAGTAATACGTtcataatttcttttatttaagaTAGATTTACacaaaaaatctaaataGTAACGTTGCTGTTATTCAAACGTATTTTCATTGCTTCGCAAGTTCATCTTTGTCGCTAATTCAGGCTTAAATTActataaattatttgggATTACTTTATATGACTAGTCGAAAGGAGCAGCTGGATGCCTTTTTATCGAGAACTTTGTCAGAAACTATAGCTCACATTCCTTTGGAAAAGTTCGCACAATGTTTTCCTTCCATGAAAAAGGGGAAAGTTATAGCAGTCATCCATCAGCAGCTGATTGAGTTCTTTGAGAAATCGTGTAAACAAGAGTACGCAAACCTgattaaagaaagagatttaaacaaaaaattggataTGCTAGATGAATGCATTCATGATGCTGAATTTCGCAAATTGCATGGAGAGTCAGAGGTTGACATTAGTAATAAACAGCCTCAAGAAATTCTAAAAGCACATTTGTATTCTCATAAAAGAGAACTTCTTGATAAGCTTAATCAGGATCTGTTGGATATTgacaaagaaaatgaagggTTATCGACACAGATCGCGGCgggaagaaaaagcaaCTGAAGATTGTATATCCAGAATGCAATCgttaattcaaaaattggaGAAAACAGTTTATggaat
This portion of the Schizosaccharomyces pombe strain 972h- genome assembly, chromosome: I genome encodes:
- the nnf1 gene encoding MIS12/MIND complex subunit Nnf1, with the protein product MTSRKEQLDAFLSRTLSETIAHIPLEKFAQCFPSMKKGKVIAVIHQQLIEFFEKSCKQEYANLIKERDLNKKLDMLDECIHDAEFRKLHGESEVDISNKQPQEILKAHLYSHKRELLDKLNQDLLDIDKENEGLSTQIAGEEKATEDCISRMQSLIQKLEKTVYGMNEKNLAKEAHDTLNDLLPYIQNPSSTWTNALNEQGNIER